Proteins from a single region of Metallibacterium scheffleri:
- a CDS encoding gamma carbonic anhydrase family protein gives MTNLRPFAGTAPRLGARCYIDAGACVIGDVELGEDVSFWPAAVARGDVNYIRIGARSNIQDGAVLHVTHDGPYTPGGAPLIIGSDVTVGHGAILHACTIEDLCLIGMHATVLDGAVVGRGAMVGAGALVAPGKRIGAGELWLGNPARFARKLAARELEQLAYSAQHYVQLKDRYLATS, from the coding sequence ATGACCAATTTGCGTCCGTTTGCCGGTACCGCTCCGCGTCTCGGTGCGCGCTGCTACATCGATGCGGGCGCCTGCGTGATCGGCGATGTGGAGCTGGGCGAGGACGTGTCGTTCTGGCCGGCCGCGGTGGCGCGCGGCGATGTCAACTACATCCGCATCGGCGCGCGCAGCAATATCCAGGACGGCGCGGTGCTGCACGTGACCCACGATGGCCCGTACACGCCGGGCGGCGCGCCGCTGATCATCGGCAGCGATGTTACCGTCGGCCATGGCGCGATCCTGCACGCCTGCACCATCGAGGATCTGTGCCTGATCGGCATGCACGCCACCGTGCTCGATGGCGCCGTGGTCGGGCGCGGTGCGATGGTCGGAGCCGGCGCGCTGGTGGCGCCGGGCAAGCGCATCGGCGCGGGCGAGCTGTGGCTGGGCAACCCCGCGCGGTTTGCACGCAAGCTTGCGGCGCGCGAACTGGAGCAACTGGCCTACTCGGCGCAACACTACGTGCAGTTGAAGGATCGTTACCTCGCCACCAGTTGA
- a CDS encoding SDR family NAD(P)-dependent oxidoreductase yields the protein MTQRTKLKIDYQGLLGYKPRADLLAGRVILVTGAADGIGRAVALAYAAHGARLILLDWNRKALDHVHDEIGNLGFAEPVLCPIDFSGVTIDGLRDVVRLVEERFGALDGLLNNASWIGALSPFEHYAPKTWLKVMNINLAAPFFLTQWCMPVLRKAADPVIGFSLHATSRAYWGGFAMAKAGQEALLHVLAEEYHQQSSQPVRMFGIDTGPVMTAGRRQHYPGEAQGTHPAPESVTGPYLYAMGPDAAGQSPLVLRQGLTSSGAT from the coding sequence ATGACCCAACGCACCAAGCTGAAAATCGATTATCAGGGCTTGCTCGGATACAAACCGCGCGCGGATCTGCTTGCCGGACGCGTGATCCTGGTCACGGGTGCAGCCGATGGCATTGGTCGCGCCGTCGCGCTGGCTTATGCCGCGCACGGGGCCCGGCTGATCCTTCTTGACTGGAATCGCAAGGCGCTGGATCACGTGCATGATGAAATCGGCAACCTCGGATTTGCCGAGCCGGTTCTGTGCCCGATCGATTTTTCCGGTGTGACCATCGATGGCCTGCGCGATGTCGTGCGGCTTGTCGAGGAGCGTTTTGGTGCATTGGATGGCCTGCTCAACAACGCATCCTGGATTGGTGCGCTGAGCCCCTTCGAGCACTACGCACCGAAGACCTGGCTCAAGGTCATGAACATCAACCTCGCCGCGCCGTTTTTTCTTACCCAATGGTGCATGCCGGTGTTGCGCAAGGCGGCCGATCCGGTCATCGGCTTTTCACTGCACGCAACGAGTCGCGCCTACTGGGGTGGATTCGCCATGGCCAAGGCGGGTCAGGAAGCGCTGCTGCATGTTCTGGCCGAGGAATATCACCAGCAAAGTTCGCAACCCGTGCGCATGTTTGGCATTGACACCGGCCCGGTAATGACCGCGGGACGTCGACAGCACTACCCCGGCGAAGCCCAGGGGACGCACCCCGCGCCCGAAAGCGTGACCGGCCCGTATCTGTACGCCATGGGCCCGGACGCGGCCGGACAGAGCCCGCTCGTGTTGCGCCAGGGACTGACCAGTTCAGGCGCCACATAA
- a CDS encoding M3 family metallopeptidase, whose protein sequence is MRMLNPLLDDALLPDFAAISPTHVLPAVQARLDALEAGIAAIVAPQTPRDFDHVLLAEERLQQALARTWSPVAHLHAVADSAELRAAYAEAEQRITEVQARLGQHRGLYEAVRAVRERADFDQLGAAERALVEHTLRDFKLSGVALDEPACTRFRTIAQELSRLGTGFEEAVLDAGEAWREHITDERDLVGLPPSAREVLAGYARAAGLDGFLITLQQPAVQAVLTHAEDRALRERVYWAWNTRASDQGPQAGRYDNTPRIAQILALRHEAAQLLGYANAAALSLADKMAPGVTAVRAFLDDLVQRARPRGVDEREALRAYAAAELALPDLESWDIAWVSEKLRMARYALDEEQIKAYFPLPQVLDGLFAILTRVFGIRVRESGAAPVWHPDVRYAEVFDADGQLRAGIYLDLYARRGKRGGAWMDVCRSRLRSAQDAQLPVAFLTCNFAAPGRDAPALLTHDDVQTLFHEMGHVLHHLLTEVDLPGVGGIDGVEWDAVELPSQFMENFAWQREALDLFARHYQTQQHLPDALYQRMLDARHFHAGLHLLRQLEFALYDLRLHAEYDPAQGPRTLALLAEVRRSVAVMLPPAWQRFPQAFTHIFAGGYAAGYYGYLWAEVLAADAFARFADEGVFNATTGAAFRREILAVGASRPALDSFRAFCGRDPDPLPLLRSYGLAA, encoded by the coding sequence ATGCGCATGCTCAACCCGCTGCTGGATGACGCTTTACTGCCCGATTTCGCCGCCATCAGCCCCACGCACGTGCTGCCCGCGGTGCAGGCGCGGCTGGATGCGCTGGAGGCCGGCATCGCGGCCATCGTCGCGCCGCAGACACCGCGCGATTTCGACCATGTGCTGCTGGCCGAGGAGCGCCTGCAGCAGGCGCTGGCGCGCACCTGGTCGCCGGTGGCTCATCTGCACGCGGTTGCCGATAGCGCCGAATTGCGCGCGGCCTATGCCGAGGCCGAACAGCGCATCACCGAAGTGCAGGCGCGGCTGGGTCAGCATCGTGGCCTGTACGAAGCCGTGCGCGCGGTGCGTGAGCGCGCCGACTTCGATCAGCTCGGCGCCGCGGAGCGTGCGCTGGTCGAACACACGCTGCGCGATTTCAAACTCTCCGGCGTGGCGCTGGATGAACCCGCGTGCACGCGCTTTCGCACCATCGCGCAAGAACTTTCCCGGCTCGGCACCGGCTTCGAGGAAGCCGTGCTGGATGCCGGCGAAGCCTGGCGCGAGCACATCACCGACGAACGCGATCTGGTCGGCCTGCCGCCCTCGGCGCGCGAGGTCCTGGCCGGTTATGCGCGCGCGGCCGGGCTGGACGGGTTCCTGATCACGCTGCAGCAGCCCGCAGTGCAGGCGGTGCTGACCCATGCCGAGGACCGTGCGCTACGTGAACGCGTGTACTGGGCATGGAATACACGCGCCTCCGATCAGGGTCCGCAAGCCGGGCGTTATGACAACACGCCACGTATCGCGCAGATCCTCGCGTTGCGGCACGAAGCCGCGCAACTGCTTGGCTACGCCAACGCCGCCGCGTTGTCGCTGGCCGACAAGATGGCGCCCGGTGTGACCGCGGTGCGTGCGTTTCTCGATGACCTGGTGCAGCGCGCGCGTCCGCGCGGCGTGGACGAGCGCGAGGCGTTGCGTGCCTATGCCGCCGCCGAGCTGGCGTTGCCCGATCTGGAATCATGGGACATCGCCTGGGTCTCGGAGAAACTGCGGATGGCCCGCTACGCACTGGACGAAGAGCAGATCAAGGCCTACTTCCCGCTGCCGCAGGTGCTCGATGGCCTGTTCGCCATCCTCACGCGCGTGTTCGGCATCCGCGTGCGCGAATCCGGCGCGGCTCCGGTCTGGCATCCGGATGTGCGCTACGCCGAGGTGTTCGATGCCGATGGCCAATTGCGCGCCGGGATCTATCTGGACCTGTACGCGCGCCGTGGCAAGCGCGGCGGCGCATGGATGGATGTATGCCGGTCGCGCTTGCGCAGCGCGCAGGACGCGCAGCTGCCGGTGGCGTTCCTGACCTGCAACTTCGCCGCGCCCGGGCGTGATGCACCCGCGTTGCTGACCCACGATGACGTGCAGACACTGTTCCACGAGATGGGTCACGTGCTGCACCACCTGCTCACCGAGGTCGATCTGCCCGGCGTCGGCGGCATCGATGGCGTGGAATGGGATGCGGTGGAGTTGCCCAGCCAGTTCATGGAGAACTTCGCCTGGCAGCGCGAGGCACTGGATTTATTCGCGCGCCACTACCAGACGCAGCAGCATCTGCCGGACGCGCTGTATCAGCGCATGCTCGATGCGCGCCATTTTCATGCCGGCCTGCACCTGCTGCGCCAGCTCGAGTTCGCGCTCTACGACCTGCGCCTGCACGCCGAATACGACCCCGCGCAGGGGCCGCGCACGCTGGCGCTGCTGGCCGAGGTGCGGCGCAGCGTGGCGGTGATGCTGCCGCCGGCCTGGCAGCGCTTTCCGCAGGCGTTCACGCACATCTTCGCCGGCGGCTACGCGGCCGGCTACTACGGTTATCTGTGGGCCGAGGTGCTCGCCGCCGATGCCTTTGCGCGTTTCGCGGACGAGGGCGTGTTCAACGCCACCACTGGTGCCGCATTCCGCCGCGAGATTCTGGCCGTGGGCGCCAGCCGTCCGGCCCTGGACAGTTTCCGCGCGTTCTGCGGCCGCGACCCTGATCCATTGCCGTTATTGCGCAGTTACGGTCTGGCTGCCTGA
- a CDS encoding patatin-like phospholipase family protein, producing MDLALRTVLIETLERTALFGALDPATRVALLPYLEPCSLAGGDTLFVRGASADAVYVLRSGSLGVFGMAQSDGRERLLGVIAPGETVGELGLLTDQARAYAVRALRDCTLLRLPRASFERLQDSHPKALLAASRRVLERLLANDMGDPLARSRGFALLPFDDAVDARSVAEDLARALRLHGVTLVIDAATGRNRDADWFSAREREHEFLLYVANGGDPAWRATCIRQCDQLLLAASTASAPAAWPDAGCHSGDDALHRPRHLLLLGAGGTPTHGRATRWLAQFHEAPQWHHLRGASDCARLARLLTRRAQGVVLSGGGARGFAHIGVIRALRALGRPIDSIGGTSIGAIVAAGVACEWDDAELLAQMRKAFVDGHPLRDMTVPLIALTRGARSTRLLRAAFGNRAIEDLALPYYCVSSNLSRGSADVHTRGPLWLWLRASAAIPGVLPPLLHRGMVHVDGAVMNNLPVDVMRDRDIDTVVAVDISGDDTLSAGFDAIALPRLPRLTWRWLRGHRWPSLFAILVRAAMVQSETASAQRRSLATHLLTPPHADIGLLDWRGFTRAVEAGYRYTMEYFDKSR from the coding sequence ATGGACCTCGCGCTGCGCACGGTGCTGATCGAAACCCTCGAACGCACCGCATTGTTCGGCGCGCTCGACCCCGCCACGCGCGTCGCCTTGCTGCCGTATCTGGAGCCATGCAGCCTCGCTGGCGGCGACACCCTGTTCGTCCGCGGCGCGTCCGCCGATGCCGTCTATGTGCTGCGCTCGGGCAGCCTCGGTGTATTCGGTATGGCGCAAAGCGATGGCCGCGAGCGCCTGCTCGGCGTGATTGCACCGGGAGAGACCGTCGGTGAGCTGGGCCTGCTGACCGATCAGGCGCGCGCGTATGCGGTGCGCGCGCTGCGTGACTGCACCTTGCTGCGCTTGCCGCGCGCCAGCTTCGAACGCCTGCAGGACAGCCACCCCAAGGCCTTGCTGGCGGCATCGCGGCGTGTGCTCGAACGTCTGCTGGCCAACGACATGGGCGATCCACTGGCACGGTCGCGCGGCTTCGCGCTGCTGCCGTTCGATGATGCCGTCGATGCGCGCAGCGTGGCCGAGGATCTGGCCCGCGCGCTGCGCCTGCACGGCGTCACCCTGGTGATCGATGCCGCGACCGGGCGCAACCGCGATGCCGACTGGTTCAGCGCACGCGAGCGCGAGCATGAGTTTCTGCTCTACGTCGCCAACGGCGGCGATCCGGCCTGGCGCGCGACCTGCATACGCCAATGTGACCAACTGCTCCTGGCCGCGAGCACAGCCAGCGCCCCGGCAGCGTGGCCGGATGCCGGCTGCCACTCCGGCGACGATGCCCTGCACCGGCCACGACATCTGCTGCTGCTGGGCGCCGGCGGCACGCCCACACACGGTCGGGCCACGCGCTGGCTGGCGCAATTCCACGAGGCGCCGCAGTGGCACCACCTGCGCGGCGCCAGTGACTGCGCGCGCCTGGCCCGCCTGCTGACGCGGCGCGCGCAAGGCGTGGTGTTGTCCGGCGGCGGCGCGCGCGGCTTCGCGCACATCGGCGTGATACGCGCGCTGCGCGCGCTGGGCCGGCCCATCGACAGCATCGGCGGCACCAGCATCGGCGCCATCGTCGCCGCCGGCGTGGCCTGCGAATGGGACGATGCCGAATTGCTCGCGCAGATGCGCAAGGCCTTCGTCGACGGCCATCCCTTGCGCGACATGACCGTGCCGCTGATCGCACTGACCCGTGGCGCACGCAGCACGCGCCTGCTGCGCGCGGCGTTCGGCAACCGTGCCATCGAGGATCTGGCGCTGCCGTATTACTGCGTGTCTTCCAACCTCAGCCGCGGCAGCGCCGATGTGCACACGCGCGGACCGCTGTGGCTATGGCTGCGGGCCAGCGCGGCGATCCCCGGCGTGCTGCCGCCGCTGCTGCACCGGGGCATGGTGCATGTCGATGGCGCGGTGATGAACAACCTGCCCGTCGATGTCATGCGCGACCGCGACATCGACACGGTGGTTGCGGTGGACATCAGCGGCGATGACACGCTCAGTGCCGGCTTCGACGCCATCGCCCTGCCACGCCTGCCGCGCCTGACCTGGCGCTGGCTGCGCGGTCACCGCTGGCCCAGCCTGTTCGCCATCCTGGTGCGCGCGGCGATGGTGCAAAGCGAAACCGCCAGCGCGCAGCGGCGCAGCCTGGCCACGCATCTGCTCACCCCACCGCACGCCGATATCGGCCTGCTGGATTGGCGCGGATTCACGCGCGCCGTCGAAGCCGGCTATCGCTACACCATGGAATACTTCGACAAGAGCCGATAG
- a CDS encoding aldehyde dehydrogenase family protein, giving the protein MDDHISESGLRTLLHAQRMTWARQVPDHMQRMDDLARLRVAFQARFARLAQAMSDDFGQRSRHESQLSDQMTVLHDIDHARRHLKRWMRPHRHWADIAFFPAHIEVHPRPLGVIGVIAPWNYPVSLALMPLVEALAAGNHVMLKPSELTPRTSAALAELVAAVFPPERVVVVQGDAAVGAMFAALPFDHLVFTGSTAVGRKVALAAAANLTPVTLELGGKSPALIAPGYALALAAARIAQGKLLNAGQTCVATDYVLLPRGRVPDFVQALRAYVQKHYPVLRSTPDFSSIVSARHYTRLHALVDDARAQGAEVITLPDTTAHDAARRIFAPTLLLRADASMRVMQEEIFGPILPVLEYDSLEEAIATINSQPRPLALYVFDDDARRAARVIAAIPAGTAGINDTVVQFAQTRLPFGGIGASGMGHLHGHAGFLNFSKQLPVFRQSRWSGLGLLRPPYGKLAERMLRWLAR; this is encoded by the coding sequence ATGGATGACCACATTTCCGAATCCGGGCTGCGCACGCTGCTGCATGCGCAGCGCATGACCTGGGCGCGCCAGGTGCCTGATCACATGCAGCGCATGGATGATCTGGCGCGGCTGCGCGTGGCATTCCAGGCGCGATTCGCGCGGCTGGCACAGGCGATGAGCGACGACTTCGGCCAGCGCTCGCGCCACGAGAGCCAGTTGTCCGACCAGATGACCGTGCTGCACGACATCGATCACGCGCGCCGGCACCTGAAGCGCTGGATGCGGCCGCACCGGCATTGGGCCGACATCGCGTTTTTCCCCGCGCATATCGAAGTGCACCCGCGCCCACTGGGCGTGATCGGCGTGATCGCGCCATGGAATTACCCGGTGAGCCTGGCGCTGATGCCGCTGGTCGAGGCGCTGGCCGCGGGCAATCACGTGATGCTCAAGCCATCCGAGCTGACCCCGCGCACCAGCGCCGCGCTGGCCGAGCTGGTCGCCGCGGTGTTTCCGCCCGAGCGCGTGGTCGTGGTGCAAGGCGACGCCGCTGTCGGCGCGATGTTCGCAGCGTTGCCGTTCGATCATCTGGTGTTCACCGGGTCCACTGCGGTCGGGCGCAAAGTGGCGCTGGCCGCCGCCGCCAATCTCACCCCGGTGACGCTGGAGCTGGGCGGCAAGTCGCCTGCCTTGATTGCGCCTGGCTACGCGCTGGCCCTCGCCGCCGCGCGCATCGCGCAGGGCAAGCTGCTTAACGCCGGACAAACCTGCGTGGCGACCGACTACGTGTTGCTGCCGCGTGGCCGTGTGCCGGACTTCGTGCAGGCGCTGCGCGCGTACGTGCAAAAGCATTATCCGGTACTGCGCAGCACGCCGGACTTCAGCAGTATCGTCAGCGCGCGCCACTACACGCGGCTGCACGCGCTGGTCGATGACGCGCGCGCGCAGGGTGCCGAGGTGATCACCCTGCCGGATACCACGGCGCACGATGCGGCGCGGCGCATCTTTGCGCCCACCCTGCTGCTGCGGGCCGACGCCTCGATGCGCGTCATGCAGGAGGAAATCTTCGGCCCGATCCTGCCCGTGCTTGAATACGACAGCCTTGAGGAAGCCATCGCCACGATCAACAGCCAGCCGCGTCCGCTCGCGCTGTATGTGTTCGACGACGATGCGCGTCGTGCCGCGCGCGTGATCGCTGCGATTCCGGCCGGCACGGCGGGCATCAACGACACCGTGGTGCAGTTCGCGCAGACGCGGCTGCCGTTCGGCGGCATCGGCGCCTCGGGCATGGGCCATCTGCACGGCCACGCCGGATTTCTCAACTTCAGCAAGCAACTGCCGGTATTTCGCCAGTCACGCTGGTCGGGTCTCGGCCTGTTGCGCCCGCCCTACGGCAAGCTGGCCGAGCGCATGCTGCGCTGGCTGGCGCGCTGA
- the hemN gene encoding oxygen-independent coproporphyrinogen III oxidase, which yields MTLHAPQAPCFDAELIRRYDVVGPRYTSYPTAPQFHADFGEAALRAEAHASNDDPIPRDLSVYVHVPFCLSPCFYCGCTRLITRDHAKGEQYLQHLYAEIERTAPLFDRDRSVVQLHFGGGTPNFLDARQMQDLLQVLGRHFNLSQAASREFGIELDPRSADPDYVRALAALGFNRLSVGIQDFDPAVQAAVNRVQSVQDTAALLQAARAAGFRSTSVDLIYGLPLQTPARFAHTLEQVIALAPDRIAAYSYAHLPQLFKAQRRIDASQLPDAASKLALLGLTVDRLTAAGYVYIGMDHFARPLDELARAQRAGTLQRNFQGYSTHAECDIIGLGMSSISRVGNAYYQNAKDLPGYYAALEAGRLPVARGLVLSADDRLRRELINALMCQGEIDIDAFGARHGIDFRSYFADALDALRAFADDGLVQWQGARLRISARGRLLTRQVAMRFDAYLGTAQNARYSRAI from the coding sequence ATGACCCTGCATGCACCCCAGGCACCGTGCTTCGACGCCGAGCTGATCCGGCGCTACGACGTGGTCGGACCGCGCTACACCAGCTACCCGACCGCGCCGCAGTTCCACGCCGATTTCGGCGAGGCCGCGCTGCGCGCCGAGGCGCACGCCAGCAACGACGACCCGATCCCGCGCGATCTGTCGGTATACGTGCACGTGCCGTTCTGCCTGAGCCCGTGCTTCTACTGCGGCTGCACGCGCCTGATCACGCGCGATCACGCCAAGGGCGAGCAGTACCTGCAGCACCTGTATGCCGAGATCGAGCGTACCGCGCCCTTGTTCGACCGCGACCGCAGCGTGGTGCAACTGCACTTCGGCGGCGGCACGCCCAATTTTCTCGATGCGCGGCAGATGCAGGACCTGCTGCAGGTCCTGGGCCGGCACTTCAACCTCAGCCAGGCCGCCAGCCGCGAGTTCGGCATCGAGCTGGACCCGCGCAGCGCCGACCCGGATTACGTGCGCGCACTGGCGGCGCTGGGTTTCAACCGGCTCTCGGTGGGCATCCAGGACTTCGACCCGGCGGTGCAGGCCGCGGTCAACCGCGTGCAGAGCGTGCAGGACACCGCCGCGTTGCTGCAGGCCGCGCGTGCGGCCGGCTTCCGCTCGACCAGCGTGGACCTGATCTACGGCCTGCCGCTGCAGACGCCGGCGCGTTTCGCGCACACGCTGGAGCAGGTCATCGCGCTGGCGCCGGACCGCATCGCCGCCTACAGCTACGCGCACCTGCCGCAGCTGTTCAAGGCGCAGCGCCGGATCGACGCCAGCCAGTTGCCTGATGCCGCGAGCAAGCTGGCGCTGCTGGGCCTGACCGTGGACCGGCTCACCGCGGCCGGCTATGTGTACATCGGCATGGACCACTTCGCGCGGCCGCTGGACGAGCTGGCACGGGCGCAGCGCGCGGGCACGCTGCAGCGCAATTTCCAGGGTTACTCGACGCACGCCGAGTGCGACATCATCGGTCTGGGCATGAGCTCGATCAGCCGCGTGGGCAATGCCTATTACCAGAACGCCAAGGACCTCCCGGGCTATTACGCGGCGCTGGAGGCCGGGCGCCTGCCGGTGGCGCGCGGGCTGGTGCTGAGCGCGGACGACCGCCTGCGGCGCGAGCTGATCAACGCGCTGATGTGCCAGGGCGAGATCGACATCGACGCCTTTGGCGCGCGCCACGGCATCGACTTCCGGAGCTACTTCGCCGACGCGCTGGACGCGCTGCGGGCGTTCGCGGACGACGGCCTGGTGCAGTGGCAGGGCGCGCGCCTGCGCATCAGCGCGCGCGGCCGCCTGCTGACGCGCCAGGTGGCGATGCGCTTCGATGCCTACCTCGGCACCGCGCAGAACGCGCGCTACTCGCGCGCCATCTGA
- a CDS encoding high-potential iron-sulfur protein, whose translation MSQHENDESRRHFLKIAAGTAAAAVVFAAMPKRAAAAGLPHLSPSAPQAQALGYVDNTAQADQAKFPNHKINQYCGDCAFYQGTAAEQWGPCQLFPGNDVHVKGWCSAHKMKK comes from the coding sequence ATGTCGCAACATGAAAATGATGAATCGCGTCGCCATTTCCTGAAGATCGCTGCAGGCACCGCGGCCGCGGCCGTGGTGTTTGCTGCCATGCCCAAGCGCGCTGCGGCAGCGGGTTTGCCGCATCTCAGCCCGAGCGCTCCGCAAGCGCAGGCACTTGGTTATGTCGACAATACGGCACAGGCCGATCAGGCCAAATTCCCCAACCACAAGATCAACCAGTACTGCGGCGACTGCGCGTTTTATCAGGGCACCGCAGCCGAGCAATGGGGGCCATGCCAGTTGTTTCCGGGCAATGACGTGCACGTCAAAGGGTGGTGTTCAGCCCACAAAATGAAGAAATAA
- a CDS encoding TonB-dependent receptor — MYKYKYKRSALFFALASTGLISLMPGVVLAQTTAASSSATDQPASTKSGKSTHVEQLSKIQVIARELTLTRIPMHAAFSESVIGPSAIRFASPMLDVQSLLERTPSINVRTPAANGVRTNITFRAFSSGQFSETFDGVPINDPFNGGTTNSASTRNNIPLTLNDIDSVNIYRGINNPAVTSYNSLGGTIAFEPRDPSATANAQATLGGGSFSTWFYGLTANTGDIGGVRSLFSIDHNSSSGWQANSGNRNTNLYYAGVLPYDEGDGEVYAYAIYNQNKGFTPHTIPLPLIQQYGYNYGWPLDWTNSYNKDHGGTYILGDRMRVNHLLSFNARVYARNVDYNRVSYANPNFIQSATQPYFIPNTPGNSSFWLPNPSYDPAAAFGSDLAGNAYHTYLYSTQQYGFMPHFTLNLPDNQVKFGADWSHTKLHSAEYWYGANPMPLVTGYNNAWDEHDERSLGSVFAQDTIRLFGGAVHVTPGLKYMYERTADFDNVGFFYPISGTVSDSEHYTSPTLGINWRPVRHVSLYAAWGKTAKFPGIAAFYDNVGLTNGAGQPIVEPLHVTPEYVRDLEAGVRYEAHGFEGAFNVYRENFANTFISVTDPTTQVTTTSNGGSSRYEGIELDLQDSMDTPLGAFSVFGNISQNKAFFTSDFTVAGAAGTAAIAGQSVVAGQPLAGVPQHLANLGIGWKWKTWRASVNEHYAGSQYVNEYNAGIPTAETIPSYAVMNFTLRDTLHIGQGMLKDVKLALHVDNVLDRHYYTFGYGDTTYSGTPFVRAIYEEPRAYFGSATIDF; from the coding sequence ATGTACAAATATAAATACAAGCGTTCCGCCCTGTTCTTCGCACTGGCCAGTACCGGCCTGATATCCCTGATGCCGGGCGTCGTTCTGGCGCAGACCACGGCAGCGTCATCCAGCGCCACGGACCAGCCAGCGTCCACGAAGTCCGGCAAGTCCACACACGTGGAGCAGCTGAGCAAAATCCAAGTCATTGCCCGCGAGTTGACGCTGACCCGAATCCCGATGCACGCCGCTTTCAGCGAGTCAGTCATCGGCCCTTCCGCGATCCGCTTCGCCTCGCCCATGCTGGATGTACAGAGCCTGCTCGAACGCACGCCGTCGATCAACGTGCGCACACCGGCGGCCAACGGGGTGCGCACCAACATCACTTTCCGCGCCTTCAGCAGCGGCCAGTTTTCGGAAACCTTCGACGGCGTACCGATCAACGACCCGTTCAATGGCGGCACCACCAATTCGGCATCCACGCGCAACAACATCCCGTTGACGCTGAACGACATCGACAGCGTCAACATCTACCGCGGCATCAACAACCCGGCGGTCACCTCGTACAACTCGCTGGGCGGCACGATCGCGTTCGAGCCGCGCGATCCCAGCGCCACCGCGAACGCACAGGCAACCCTGGGCGGTGGCAGCTTCAGCACCTGGTTCTACGGACTCACCGCCAATACCGGCGACATCGGCGGCGTGCGCAGCCTGTTCAGCATCGACCACAACAGCAGCAGTGGCTGGCAGGCGAATTCCGGCAACCGCAATACCAATCTCTATTACGCCGGCGTGTTGCCCTATGACGAGGGTGATGGCGAGGTTTACGCCTACGCCATCTACAACCAGAACAAGGGCTTCACCCCGCATACCATCCCGCTGCCACTGATCCAGCAGTACGGCTACAACTACGGCTGGCCGCTGGACTGGACCAACAGCTACAACAAGGACCACGGCGGCACCTATATCCTGGGTGACCGCATGCGTGTCAATCACCTGCTGTCGTTCAACGCCCGCGTGTATGCGCGCAATGTCGACTACAACCGCGTCTCCTACGCCAATCCGAACTTCATCCAAAGCGCGACGCAGCCCTACTTCATACCGAACACACCGGGCAATTCTTCATTCTGGCTGCCCAATCCCAGCTATGACCCGGCCGCGGCCTTCGGCAGCGATCTGGCCGGCAATGCCTACCACACCTACCTGTACAGCACCCAGCAATACGGGTTCATGCCGCATTTCACCCTGAATCTTCCCGACAACCAGGTCAAATTTGGCGCCGACTGGTCGCACACCAAGCTGCACTCGGCCGAGTACTGGTACGGCGCCAATCCGATGCCGCTGGTTACGGGTTACAACAACGCCTGGGACGAGCACGACGAGCGCAGCCTGGGCTCGGTCTTTGCCCAGGATACCATCCGCCTGTTCGGCGGCGCGGTGCATGTGACGCCGGGGTTGAAGTACATGTACGAGCGCACGGCTGATTTCGACAATGTCGGATTCTTCTACCCGATCAGCGGCACCGTGTCGGACTCGGAGCATTACACCTCGCCGACCCTGGGCATCAACTGGCGCCCGGTACGCCACGTCAGCCTGTATGCCGCCTGGGGCAAGACCGCCAAATTCCCCGGCATCGCGGCGTTCTACGACAACGTCGGCCTGACCAATGGCGCGGGACAGCCCATCGTGGAACCGCTGCATGTGACGCCCGAGTACGTGCGTGATCTGGAGGCGGGTGTGCGCTACGAGGCGCATGGATTCGAGGGTGCGTTCAACGTCTACCGCGAGAACTTCGCCAATACCTTCATCTCGGTGACCGATCCCACCACCCAGGTCACCACCACCTCCAATGGCGGGTCCTCACGTTACGAGGGCATCGAGCTGGATCTGCAGGACAGCATGGACACGCCGCTGGGCGCCTTCAGCGTGTTCGGCAACATCTCGCAGAACAAGGCCTTCTTCACCTCCGACTTCACCGTCGCCGGCGCCGCTGGTACGGCCGCGATCGCGGGCCAGAGCGTCGTCGCGGGCCAACCGCTGGCCGGCGTTCCGCAGCACCTCGCCAACCTCGGCATCGGCTGGAAGTGGAAGACCTGGCGCGCCAGTGTCAATGAGCATTACGCCGGCTCGCAGTACGTCAACGAATACAACGCCGGCATACCCACGGCCGAGACCATCCCCAGCTACGCGGTGATGAATTTCACCCTGCGCGACACGTTGCACATCGGCCAGGGCATGCTGAAGGACGTGAAGCTGGCGCTGCACGTCGACAACGTGCTGGACCGGCACTACTACACGTTCGGCTACGGCGACACGACCTATTCCGGAACGCCGTTCGTGCGCGCCATCTACGAGGAGCCGCGCGCCTACTTCGGTTCGGCCACGATCGATTTCTGA